A single Anopheles maculipalpis chromosome 3RL, idAnoMacuDA_375_x, whole genome shotgun sequence DNA region contains:
- the LOC126565471 gene encoding calcium load-activated calcium channel, producing the protein MWADTLLIVFISIFTALLGEGLTWVMVYRTEKYQKLKGEVEKQSKKLEKRKETLGDSLDKNHKKKIERDEEKLKNNNRDLSLVKMKSMFAIGFAFTALLSMFNSIFDGRIVARLPFVPISWIQGLSHRNLPGEDYTECSFIFLYILCTMSIRQNIQKMLGFAPSRAASKQAGGLFGPTPGQFK; encoded by the exons ATGTGGGCCGATACGCTGCTGATAGTTTTCATCTCCATTTTCACCGCCCTGCTGGGAGAAG GTCTCACCTGGGTGATGGTTTATCGTACGGAAAAGTACCAAAAGCTTAAGGGAGAAGTTGAAAAGCAGAGCAAAAAAT tggaaaagcgaaaagaaactCTTGGCGATTCTCTAgataaaaaccataaaaagaaaattgaacgCGATGAAGAGAAGCTAAAGAACAACAACCGTGATCTGTCGCTGGTGAAGATGAAGTCGATGTTTGCAATCGGTTTTGCGTTCACTGCACTGCTCAGTATGTTCAACAGCAT TTTCGATGGACGAATCGTCGCCCGCTTACCGTTCGTGCCAATCTCGTGGATCCAGGGACTGAGCCACCGGAATTTGCCTGGTGAGGATTACACCGAGTGTTCGTTCATCTTCCTATACATCCTCTGCACGATGTCAATCCggcagaatattcaaaaaatgctTGGCTTTGCACCATCGCGTGccgcaagcaagcaagcaggcGGATTGTTCGGTCCTACGCCGGGTCAGTTTAAGTAA
- the LOC126564486 gene encoding FAD-dependent oxidoreductase domain-containing protein 1 encodes MFQALQRRSTKLGARLQHVSRQTPSTLSTRYYAASSNDGNNDSKSSKSSDFADQVEANKDNPISRTLKLLGNDAQRVKKFILPSSFTKKSSSKDSSSESVENYLQRYRRDDFQTHCDVLVIGGGGVGSSIAYWLKKRAREGLNVVVVEKDSTYAQASTCLSVGGLRQQFSIVENIQMSLFGADFMRNSKDYLGEDVDLNFTPHGYLLLASEAGAEQLEQNSKLQCALGAKNELLTASRLKQRFPWMNTEGIALGCHGLEKEGWFDPWALLSGFRKRAIEYGAHFVEAEMVGFGFQQQPDILAEGIEEGAYEGINRAFVKMKDGEMREIKFAIAIIAAGAQSGAIARMARIGTGKGMLSIPLPVEPRKRYVYVFQCEGDQGPGINTPLTIDPSGTYFRRDGLGGHYLGGKSPLPEEEPAVDNLDVDHGFFERTVWPNLAHLVPSFEAIKMKSAWAGYYEFNTFDENGIVGPHPYYNNLYIATGFSGHGIQQTPAVGRAISEMIIDGGFRSVDLTRFGFDRIIIDQPMYEANIF; translated from the exons ATGTTTCAAGCGCTGCAACGACGATCAACGAAATTGGGTGCACGGTTACAGCATGTTAGTAGACAAACACCGAGCACATTAAGCACCAGATACTATGCTGCCTCCAGCAACGATGGAAATAACGacagcaaaagcagcaaaagtaGCGATTTTGCCGATCAGGTAGAAGCTAACAAAGATAATCCCATCTCGCGAACGCTAAAACTTCTCGGCAACGATGCGCAGCGTGTGAAAAAGTTCATCCTACCGAGCTCCTTTACGAAGAAAAGTTCCTCCAAGGACAGTTCATCGGAATCGGTCGAAAATTATCTGCAAAGGTATCGGAGGGATGACTTTCAAACGCACTGTGACGTTCTGGttatcggtggtggtggcgtagGCTCATCCATTGCCTACTGGCTGAAGAAACGGGCCCGCGAAGGCCTAAACGTGGTAGTGGTGGAAAAGGATTCAACCTACGCACAAGCTTCTACCTGCCTATCGGTTGGTGGACTTCGGCAACAATTTTCCATCGTCGAAAACATTCAGATGAGCCTGTTTGGGGCAGATTTTATGCGCAACAGCAAGGACTATCTTGGCGAGGACGTCGATTTAAACTTTACTCCACACGGATACCTACTGCTGGCGAGTGAAGCTGGCGCCGAACAGTTGGAACAAAACTCCAAGCTACAGTGTGCACTCGGTGCGAAAAATGAGCTTTTAACGGCAAGCCGATTAAAGCAACGCTTCCCGTGGATGAACACAGAAGGCATTGCTCTCGGTTGCCATGGGCTGGAGAAGGAAGGATGGTTTGATCCGTGGGCACTGCTGTCCGGTTTTCGGAAGCGGGCGATCGAGTACGGTGCCCACTTTGTCGAGGCGGAAATGGTTGGCTTTGGCTTCCAGCAGCAGCCGGACATTTTGGCCGAAGGTATCGAGGAGGGTGCGTACGAAGGTATTAACCGAGCGTTCGTTAAGATGAAGGATGGGGAGATGCGCGAGATAAAGTTTGCGATTGCGATCATTGCTGCCGGTGCGCAGTCAGGTGCGATTGCACGAATGGCACGGATTGGCACGGGGAAAGGGATGCTTTCGATACCGCTGCCAGTGGAACCGAGAAAGCGGTACGTTTATGTGTTTCAGTGCGAAGGAGACCAGGGTCCGGGAATTAATACACCGCTTACGATCGATCCGAGCGGAACGTACTTTAGGCGGGATGGATTGGGCGGTCACTATTTGGGTGGCAAAAGCCCACTGCCCGAGGAGGAACCGGCGGTCGATAATTTGGACGTTGATCATGGATTTTTCGAACGGACCGTGTGGCCCAATTTGGCCCATTTGGTGCCAAGTTTCGAAGCGATAAAGATGAAAAGTGCATGGGCGGGCTATTATGAGTTTAATACGTTCGATGAGAATGGTATCGTTGGACCGCATCCGTACTACAACAATCTGTACATTGCGACCGGATTTAGTGGGCATG GCATTCAACAAACTCCTGCCGTAGGACGAGCCATTTCGGAAATGATCATAGACGGTGGGTTCCGGTCAGTGGACTTGACACGCTTCGGGTTTGATAGGATCATCATCGATCAACCGATGTACGAGGCCAACATTTTCTAG
- the LOC126564579 gene encoding probable 26S proteasome non-ATPase regulatory subunit 3, producing the protein MVSQTTTAATSEPIVDVEMESAEDAETAKKDAELLAVQEIRDHARQIDKAVVSKEPRFILRVLRSLPTTRRKLALVVVRSLAVQLYPAGSERDGIMAYIEDYPAGAQEPELPRPRAAIKSPLPEVDAYFHLLLLVRLLDKNDLPKATKCSQDLMTKIVGQNRRSLDLIAAKCYFYHSRVSELNNDLESIRSFLHSRLRTATLRNDFEGQAVLINCLLRNYLHYSLYDQADKLVNKSVFPETASNNECARFLYYLGRIKAAKLEYSVAHKQLVQALRKAPQQAAVGFRQTVQKLVIVVELLLGDIPERKVFRQAALRRSLGPYFQLTQAVRMGNLQRFGEVLENFGEQFRQDHTFTLIIRLRHNVIKTAIRSIGLAYSRISPQDIARKLGLDSPEDAEFIVAKAIRDGVIEATLDPEKGYMRSKESTDIYSTREPQLAFHQRISFCLDLHNQSVKAMRYPPKSYGKELESAEERREREQQDLELAKEMAEEDDDGF; encoded by the coding sequence ATGGTTTCTCAGACAACAACAGCGGCGACGTCCGAGCCCATCGTGGATGTGGAGATGGAAAGTGCCGAAGATGCGGAGACGGCAAAGAAAGACGCCGAACTGCTGGCAGTACAGGAAATCCGTGACCATGCACGACAAATCGATAAGGCGGTCGTAAGTAAGGAACCTCGCTTCATTCTGCGGGTTCTGCGCTCGCTACCGACAACGCGCCGAAAGCTGGCCCTGGTTGTGGTCCGTTCGCTGGCCGTACAGCTCTATCCAGCCGGTTCGGAGCGAGACGGCATCATGGCGTACATCGAAGATTATCCGGCGGGTGCTCAGGAACCGGAATTGCCACGACCGCGGGCAGCGATCAAGAGCCCCTTGCCAGAGGTTGACGCTTACTtccatctgctgctgctggtacgcCTGCTGGATAAAAACGACCTACCGAAGGCGACCAAATGTTCTCAGGATCTGATGACGAAAATTGTGGGTCAGAATCGACGATCGTTGGATTTGATTGCTGCCAAGTGTTACTTTTATCACTCCCGGGTGTCTGAGCTTAATAATGATCTGGAAAGCATTCGTTCGTTCTTACACTCCCGGCTGCGTACGGCAACACTGAGGAACGATTTCGAGGGTCAGGCCGTGCTGATTAACTGTCTGCTGCGTAACTATCTGCACTATTCACTGTACGATCAGGCTGACAAGCTGGTAAACAAGTCGGTTTTCCCGGAAACGGCTAGCAACAACGAGTGTGCCCGCTTCCTGTACTATCTGGGACGTATAAAGGCGGCCAAGCTGGAGTACAGTGTGGCTCACAAGCAGTTGGTACAAGCGTTACGAAAAGCACCCCAACAGGCGGCCGTTGGTTTCCGTCAAACGGTGCAAAAGTTGGTGATTGTCGTGGAGCTACTGCTGGGAGACATTCCCGAGCGAAAGGTATTCCGGCAGGCTGCGTTGCGTCGGTCTCTTGGTCCGTACTTCCAGCTGACACAAGCGGTTCGTATGGGTAATCTGCAGCGCTTTGGTGAAGTGTTGGAAAACTTTGGCGAACAGTTCCGGCAGGATCATACGTTCACGCTGATCATTCGCTTGCGTCACAATGTCATAAAAACTGCGATCCGTTCGATCGGGTTGGCGTACTCGCGCATCAGCCCGCAGGACATTGCGCGGAAGCTGGGACTAGACTCGCCCGAGGATGCGGAATTTATCGTTGCGAAAGCTATCCGCGATGGTGTTATCGAAGCGACGCTGGATCCGGAGAAGGGTTACATGCGCAGCAAGGAGAGTACCGACATTTACTCGACACGCGAACCTCAGCTCGCTTTCCATCAGCGTATTTCGTTCTGTTTGGATTTGCACAATCAGAGCGTAAAGGCAATGCGATACCCGCCGAAGTCGTACGGGAAGGAGCTGGAAAGTGCTGAAGAGAGACGAGAGCGCGAGCAGCAGGATCTAGAGCTGGCGAAGGAGATGGCcgaggaggatgatgatggattTTAA
- the LOC126565410 gene encoding dynein axonemal assembly factor 6, translated as MSLLGSENIKLLQKLFKANADDSSSDENEPAEDTVPQLGPGDIGEPAAIKPKRKPTTDPAEHVKPCSYAPLKPHAHPEAEQQPNTLEEWEAQQLQQDRALFDSRKQPEYRISYRQTVATEDIYLQMNCKTPATASCENMILEVFLTGEDDSVGIHQIELEVKNQRVTVGSPKYRLDLCLPHRINPDKGNAAWLSDQKTLRLTLTMVRELDFVNF; from the exons ATGTCCCTGCTGGGTAGTGAGAATATTAAACTGCTGCAAAAGCTGTTCAAGGCAAACGCAGATGATTCCTCATCGGACGAAAACGAACCTGCCGAAGACACTGTCCCACAGCTAG GACCTGGAGATATCGGAGAGCCGGCTGCAATAAAGCCAAAGCGGAAACCCACTACCGATCCGGCGGAACACGTAAAACCTTGCTCTTATGCCCCACTCAAACCACACGCTCATCCGGAAGCGGAACAGCAACCAAACACACTTGAAGAATGGGAAGCGCAACAATTGCAGCAAGACCGTGCCTTGTTTGATTCCCGCAAACAACCGGAATACCGAATCTCGTACCGCCAGACGGTCGCCACCGAGGATATCTATCTGCAGATGAACTGTAAAACGCCAGCAACGGCCAGCTGTGAGAATATGATTCTGGAAGTGTTTCTTACCGGCGAGGATGATTCCGTGGGCATCCATCAGATCGAGCTGGAGGTGAAGAATCAACGGGTGACTGTTGGATCGCCCAAGTATCGGCTCGATCTTTGCCTACCGCACCGGATCAATCCGGACAAGGGTAATGCGGCGTGGCTGTCGGATCAGAAAACGCTTCGCCTTACGCTTACGATGGTACGTGAGTTGGATTTCGTAAATTTTTAA
- the LOC126564006 gene encoding rho GTPase-activating protein gacZ has product MICNEDVVNWFRDLKSYSRIDTMCIMLNMCLPFELRFLGTYLEELGRRDAPELRGAELKVNNPQEFIADIASGEPTDQRIRRKMALFLALYRACNHGYANELFKTLEGWGARSDLQRLFEEDDQQELLLVYTMATNHPVFSFEQRLHCGEIFTKLKSWETKPSRDDVGLEQQQHPQQHLQHHQQQPPSQHHSMDSLHSNSPQQSPIQQQQQQQQLQHHQPQHLQNSTPPPAVPPPPGTATIHALPPNATITMQNLTQGPASLGQPITLTYAGLPGLGQTLPADATLAPAHYLETLHALPVQTDFTIPPPGPPAGNVASRWVQNVYPQISFPPPSSSPHMSNPSSPIQSRTTSPTRIHPSSVQHRISRNQQNDQQQQQQQQQQNQSQMQSLKPVDEDQTMVMLSQMQLRNGMRQTHNTLPRQSKQNYVSQLPPYHHQQQQHHSHRDSGIYHTANYNLKGGLMDIMNHQPNSTGSDSGSSIGSTGEVSPPETPGVAPASMPTISHIRSNRSNNSMRNINGRPEKQYPSMTYSQLQQQHQQNVAAHQQQQQQQQQFGGTELMVTSTGQTFLTTGTTNGGGTMSSTGNNGGTGSGVVSGQVLINQATTPQGQFVYAGTPATFPQVSVTHRSVASATLPHGTTFRTAYAQAIQSQQQPQQQPTAEPLLYQYHPTAVVPGQTVVASAAIPYLPPQPPPSSTVASTQTNLPGAVRSSPSPQIGLLQQTKVPTGSSYGVTTTLPYTSSPPSCYNCGSLKHTGLDCPEASMEDMTRTSNFTLDYNTISTNSSATSPGTVTPLTIASIPPVVGGTGGSNNNQTSGTPAVIDLTIVSSSESSSTSSSTSSSTSSSSGSNANSGNGNNKNNITTSLSSSNSNMISASSNSNNNNNNNHHLHHQHHLPHHHHHHQHHHHGNSGSVSSSSSNNSSMDVPLTSGLLPVDAVSGGGGSSSGSNTSSGTSSSSSAGGSGNNTGSNSSATGGGGSSSSSNLVSASGK; this is encoded by the exons ATGATTTGTAACGAGGACGTCGTAAATTGGTTCAGAGATCTGAAGAGCTACAGCAGAATAGACACCATGTGCATCATGCTGAACATGTGCCTTCCGTTCGAGCTGCGGTTCCTCGGCACCTACCTGGAGGAGCTCGGTCGGCGGGATGCACCGGAACTGCGCGGTGCCGAGCTGAAGGTGAACAACCCGCAAGAGTTTATCGCCGACATTGCGTCGGGCGAACCGACCGACCAACGGATCCGGCGTAAGATGGCCCTATTTCTTGCGCTGTACCGTGCCTGCAACCATGGGTACGCCAACGAGCTGTTTAAAACGCTTGAAGGTTGGGGTGCGCGATCGGATCTGCAGCGACTATTTGAGGAGGATGATCAGCaggagctgctgctggtgtacaCGATGGCAACGAACCATCCGGTGTTTTCGTTCGAGCAACGGTTGCACTGTGGTGAGATTTTTACCAAGCTAAAATCGTGGGAAACAAAACCCAGTCGTGATGATGTGGGactggagcagcagcaacatccgcAGCAGCACCTTCAGCATCACCAACAACAGCCACCATCGCAGCATCATTCGATGGATTCGTTGCATAGTAACAGTCCGCAACAGTCGCCTattcagcaacagcagcagcagcagcaactacaACACCATCAACCGCAGCATCTGCAAAATTCGACGCCACCACCTGCTGTGCCACCGCCGCCCGGTACGGCAACCATTCACGCACTGCCCCCGAATGCGACCATTACGATGCAGAATCTTACGCAAGGACCAGCATCGCTCGGTCAACCGATCACGCTAACTTACGCAGGATTGCCGGGCTTGGGACAG ACACTTCCTGCCGATGCTACGCTAGCTCCTGCACATTACCTTGAAACGTTGCATGCGTTGCCGGTGCAGACCGACTTTACGATTCCTCCGCCAGGACCACCAGCAGGAAACGTGGCCTCACGATGGGTTCAAAACGTTTATCCCCAG ATATCCTTTCCACCGCCATCATCGTCTCCACATATGAGCAATCCCTCGTCGCCAATACAGAGCCGTACGACAAGTCCAACCCGCATTCATCCTAGCAGTGTGCAGCACCGAATTAGCCGAAATCAGCAGAatgatcagcagcagcagcaacagcagcagcaacagaaccAATCGCAAATGCAAAGCCTAAAACCTGTTGATGAG GACCAGACAATGGTGATGCTGAGCCAGATGCAGCTCCGAAACGGTATGCGCCAGACACATAACACGTTGCCCCGACAATCCAAGCAGAACTATGTCAGCCAGCTTCCGCcatatcatcatcagcagcagcaacatcattcGCATCGAGACAGTGGGATTTATCACACGGCCAACTACAACCTAAAGGGCGGTTTGATGGACATCATGAACCATCAACCAAATTCAACAGGCAGCGATTCGGGTAGTTCAATCGGATCGACCGGAGAAGTTTCGCCACCGGAAACGCCCGGCGTTGCACCGGCCAGCATGCCAACGATTTCACACATCCGTTCGAATCGGTCGAACAACAGCATGCGAAATATTAACGGACGCCCAGAAAAGCAATATCCCTCGATGACGTATTCacagcttcagcagcaacatcagcaaaatGTTGCTgcccatcagcagcaacagcaacagcaacagcaatttGGCGGGACTGAACTAATGGTAACTAGCACGGGGCAGACATTTTTAACCACTGGGACGACCAACGGTGGTGGTACGATGAGCAGCACTGGCAACAATGGAGGAACCGGAAGTGGCGTTGTTTCCGGTCAGGTGTTGATCAATCAGGCCACCACACCGCAAGGGCAGTTTGTGTACGCCGGTACGCCAGCAACCTTTCCGCAGGTAAGCGTAACGCATCGATCCGTCGCCAGTGCAACCCTGCCCCATGGTACCACGTTCCGGACGGCCTACGCTCAGGCAATTCAATCGCAGCAGCAACCCCAACAGCAACCGACCGCCGAACCATTACTGTATCAGTATCATCCGACGGCGGTAGTGCCTGGCCAGACGGTGGTAGCAAGCGCGGCGATACCGTACCTCCCTCCGCAGCCACCACCCTCCTCGACGGTGGCCAGTACGCAGACGAATTTGCCTGGTGCGGTACGATCATCACCCTCGCCGCAGATTGGTTTACTACAGCAGACGAAGGTACCGACGGGAAGTAGTTACGGGGTGACAACAACACTTCCGTACACAAGCAGTCCGCCATCTTGTTACAATTGTGGTTCGCTCAAGCATACCGGCCTAGACTGTCCGGAAGCGTCGATGGAGGATATGACGCGAACATCCAATTTTACGCTCGATTACAACACGATCAGCACGAACAGCAGTGCAACATCACCGGGTACGGTCACACCGCTGACGATCGCTTCGATACCGCCGGTGGTTGGTGGAACGGGCGGTAGCAATAACAACCAGACGTCAGGTACTCCTGCGGTAATTGATCTGACAATTGTGTCATCGAGCGAAAGTAGCAGTACTAGCAGTAGTACTAGCAGtagtaccagcagcagcagcggtagcAATGCTAATAGTGGCAATGGAAATAACAAGAACAACATTACGACCAGCCTCAGCAGTAGTAACAGCAATATGATTAGTGCCAGCAGTAATagcaataataacaacaacaacaaccatcatcttcatcaccagcatcatcttccgcatcatcatcatcatcaccaacaccaccatcacggCAATAGTGGTAGTGtaagcagtagtagtagcaacaACAGCTCCATGGACGTCCCGCTGACGAGTGGCCTGTTGCCGGTGGATGCTgtaagtggtggtggtggcagcagcagtggtagTAACACTAGTTCCGGcaccagcagtagtagtagtgctgGTGGAAGCGGCAACAACACTGGCAGTAACAGCAGCGCTACCGGTGGCGGAGGTAGTAGTTCTAGTAGCAATCTCGTTAGTGCTAGCGGTAAGTGA